A single window of Rhizobium sp. SL42 DNA harbors:
- a CDS encoding alpha/beta fold hydrolase: MHEHATVSIKDHFVSVPDGLKLHVRILGSENAGLPVVCLPGLTRNGRDFEALAAILSSAPHRFKVISITSRGRGLSDRDPDPSRYTIPVEAMDVMAVLDHLAIDKAHFIGTSRGGLILHVLAITHLDRIASVILNDIGPVLEVDGLRQIQAYLGGRRKPQTFAEAALILKAAHGAEFPALSDEDWQGLATAIYRETEGEIVTDYDPEIGAQFRAADFNQPLADLWPQFALLAGHPVMVIRGQHSRLLSSDTVDAMGERHPGLVVVTAAGQGHAPLLDLEDLPGQIAGFLSRAI; this comes from the coding sequence ATGCACGAACACGCGACCGTCAGCATCAAGGATCACTTCGTCAGCGTTCCCGATGGCCTCAAGCTTCATGTCCGCATTCTTGGCTCTGAAAACGCCGGCCTGCCCGTCGTCTGCCTGCCTGGGCTGACCCGCAATGGCCGTGACTTTGAGGCACTTGCGGCAATCCTGTCCTCAGCGCCGCATCGTTTCAAGGTCATCAGCATCACCTCGCGCGGGCGCGGGCTATCGGACCGCGATCCGGATCCTTCCCGTTACACGATCCCGGTGGAGGCCATGGATGTGATGGCGGTTCTCGATCACCTGGCAATCGACAAGGCCCATTTCATCGGCACATCGCGCGGAGGGCTGATCCTGCATGTGCTTGCGATCACCCATCTGGATCGGATCGCCAGCGTCATTCTCAACGATATCGGGCCTGTTCTCGAGGTCGATGGATTGCGACAGATCCAGGCGTATCTCGGCGGGCGACGAAAGCCGCAGACATTTGCCGAGGCGGCCCTGATCCTGAAGGCGGCGCATGGGGCCGAATTTCCGGCCTTGTCCGACGAAGACTGGCAAGGCCTGGCAACCGCGATCTACCGGGAAACCGAGGGCGAGATCGTCACAGACTATGATCCTGAAATCGGGGCGCAGTTCCGCGCCGCGGACTTCAACCAACCGCTTGCCGATCTGTGGCCGCAGTTTGCATTGCTGGCCGGCCATCCGGTCATGGTGATCCGGGGGCAACATTCCAGGCTTCTGTCATCAGATACTGTCGATGCAATGGGTGAGCGGCATCCGGGTCTGGTTGTGGTAACGGCGGCTGGCCAGGGCCATGCCCCGCTGCTGGATCTTGAGGACCTGCCCGGGCAGATCGCCGGGTTCCTCAGCAGAGCCATCTAG
- a CDS encoding lytic transglycosylase domain-containing protein yields the protein MRKSSLFVSVLGLGMAALIGVQNVAALSDVPAVVPVPAAKPLGFAPMKAEPPSFETTGTIPKTSSPAASVNPLLKAGLDALSDKDGAKALAIRDRMAAGLDRHMLTWSIAMSGLRDVSSSEIATAQRDLKGWPGLKSFRANSERALYRENPPAKGVLAAFGNSAAETTEGAILLARAHLATGNPAQAAKVIRKLWYEDGLDKPTEDRILGEFAALLRPADHKTRMDYLMYRGRTSQAKRFSSLGEAQSLYNAWAALIQKSGNAAALIKSVDSRWASDPAYLFIRIETLRRQDKYEDAAKLLEQMPREKAKLVNTGEWWNEQRIVARGLADLGKFRAAYQVTARHAASETADVADAEFHAGWYALRGLKDPQTAQKHFQRILEVSNRPLSASRGWYWLGRAAEAAGDGKARDYFNRAAQHPSTFYGQLASARVQMGAIKIPYPAPSPAERDLFASREAVQAISRYEAAGHGWRAQSLYRALAEQLDNPGELALLSSRAEKSEGGHQLSLQIGKTAYARGINVPALAFPIGVIPASANIAGSGKALAYAIARQESAFNPAAVSPANARGLLQLLPSTAKGVAARHGLAYAPAKLTSDPGFNATLGAHYLGEQIDTFGGSYIMTFIAYNAGPRKVPEWIGRYGDPRGKSIDEVVDWIERIPFPETRNYVQRVMENYQVYKSRLGQETDIVHDLRFGR from the coding sequence ATGAGAAAGTCGTCTCTGTTTGTCTCGGTCCTGGGGCTCGGCATGGCCGCGCTCATTGGCGTACAGAACGTCGCCGCGCTTTCCGACGTCCCGGCCGTCGTTCCGGTTCCGGCGGCGAAGCCGCTCGGCTTTGCCCCGATGAAGGCCGAACCTCCATCCTTCGAGACCACCGGCACCATTCCGAAGACCTCCTCGCCTGCTGCATCGGTCAACCCGCTGCTGAAGGCAGGCCTCGACGCGCTATCGGACAAGGATGGCGCCAAGGCGCTTGCCATTCGCGACAGGATGGCAGCGGGGCTCGATCGCCATATGCTGACCTGGTCGATCGCCATGTCAGGCTTGCGCGACGTATCGTCCAGCGAAATCGCCACCGCCCAGCGTGATCTCAAGGGCTGGCCCGGATTGAAATCCTTCCGTGCCAATTCGGAGCGGGCACTCTATCGGGAAAACCCTCCTGCGAAAGGCGTTCTCGCCGCATTCGGGAATTCCGCAGCCGAAACGACCGAGGGCGCGATACTGCTGGCGCGCGCGCATCTTGCAACCGGAAACCCGGCGCAGGCGGCCAAGGTGATCCGCAAGCTCTGGTACGAAGATGGGCTCGACAAGCCGACGGAAGACAGGATTCTCGGCGAGTTCGCCGCACTTCTGCGGCCGGCCGATCACAAGACGCGCATGGACTACCTGATGTATCGCGGTCGCACGAGCCAGGCCAAACGCTTCTCGTCGCTTGGCGAGGCGCAATCCCTCTACAATGCCTGGGCGGCACTGATCCAGAAATCCGGCAATGCCGCCGCGCTGATCAAATCGGTCGACAGCCGCTGGGCCTCCGATCCGGCCTATCTCTTCATCCGGATCGAGACCCTGCGCCGCCAGGACAAGTATGAAGACGCCGCCAAGCTTCTCGAGCAGATGCCACGCGAAAAGGCCAAGCTGGTGAATACCGGCGAATGGTGGAATGAACAGCGGATCGTGGCGCGTGGGCTTGCCGATCTCGGCAAATTCCGCGCCGCCTACCAGGTCACCGCCCGCCATGCGGCGAGCGAGACGGCCGATGTTGCCGATGCCGAATTCCACGCCGGCTGGTATGCCTTGCGCGGCCTGAAGGATCCGCAGACGGCACAGAAACACTTCCAGCGCATTCTGGAGGTATCCAACCGTCCGCTTTCGGCGTCACGCGGCTGGTACTGGCTTGGCCGTGCAGCCGAGGCTGCCGGCGATGGCAAGGCGCGCGACTATTTCAATCGTGCAGCCCAGCATCCAAGCACCTTTTACGGCCAGCTGGCCAGCGCGCGGGTACAGATGGGCGCAATCAAGATCCCATATCCGGCACCGTCTCCCGCCGAGCGGGATCTTTTTGCCTCGCGTGAAGCGGTTCAGGCCATTTCACGCTATGAAGCGGCCGGGCACGGCTGGCGTGCGCAAAGTCTGTACCGGGCGCTTGCCGAACAGCTCGACAATCCCGGCGAACTTGCTCTCCTCAGTTCGCGTGCGGAAAAATCCGAAGGCGGGCACCAGCTTTCGCTGCAGATCGGCAAAACCGCCTATGCGCGCGGCATCAACGTGCCGGCCCTTGCCTTCCCGATCGGCGTCATCCCCGCCTCCGCCAACATCGCCGGCTCCGGCAAGGCTTTGGCCTATGCCATCGCGCGGCAGGAAAGCGCCTTCAACCCGGCCGCCGTTTCGCCGGCAAATGCGCGCGGCCTGTTGCAATTACTGCCCTCGACGGCAAAAGGCGTGGCTGCCCGGCACGGGCTTGCCTATGCACCGGCCAAACTGACCAGCGACCCCGGCTTCAATGCCACGCTCGGCGCGCATTATCTCGGCGAGCAGATCGACACGTTCGGCGGCTCCTACATCATGACCTTCATTGCCTATAATGCCGGCCCCCGGAAAGTGCCGGAATGGATCGGCCGTTACGGCGACCCGCGCGGCAAGTCGATCGACGAGGTCGTCGACTGGATCGAGCGCATCCCCTTCCCCGAAACCCGCAATTATGTGCAGCGGGTCATGGAAAACTATCAGGTCTACAAGAGCCGGCTCGGCCAGGAGACGGACATCGTGCACGATCTGCGCTTCGGCCGCTGA
- the dapA gene encoding 4-hydroxy-tetrahydrodipicolinate synthase, with protein MFQGSIPALVTPFTEAGTVDEAAFAAHVEWQIAEGSSGLVPVGTTGESPTLSHAEHKRVVELCIEVAAKRVPVIAGAGSNNTKEAIDLAQHAEKAGADALLVVTPYYNKPTQKGLIGHYAAIAEAVTLPIIIYNIPGRSVVDMTPETMGVLAKAHKNIVGVKDATGKIERVSEQRITCGQDFIQLSGEDATALGFNAHGGVGCISVTANVAPRLSAEFQAAMLAGDYAKALDYQDRLMPLHKAIFMEPGLCGAKYALNRLGRMSRTVRLPLLGTLEASTEAAIDAALKHAGLVN; from the coding sequence ATGTTTCAGGGATCGATTCCCGCTCTCGTTACCCCCTTCACAGAAGCGGGTACTGTTGATGAAGCCGCTTTCGCCGCGCATGTCGAGTGGCAGATCGCCGAAGGTTCATCCGGTCTCGTGCCGGTCGGCACCACAGGAGAATCGCCAACCCTCTCCCACGCCGAGCACAAGCGTGTCGTCGAGCTCTGTATCGAGGTGGCGGCCAAGCGCGTGCCGGTGATTGCCGGTGCCGGCTCCAACAACACCAAGGAAGCGATCGACCTCGCACAGCATGCTGAAAAGGCCGGTGCGGATGCCTTGCTGGTCGTGACGCCCTACTACAACAAGCCGACACAGAAGGGCCTGATCGGCCACTATGCCGCGATCGCAGAGGCCGTGACGCTGCCGATCATCATCTACAATATCCCGGGACGTTCGGTGGTCGACATGACGCCGGAGACCATGGGCGTGCTCGCCAAGGCGCACAAGAACATTGTCGGCGTGAAAGATGCGACCGGGAAGATCGAGCGCGTGTCCGAGCAGCGCATCACCTGCGGACAGGATTTTATCCAGCTGTCCGGCGAAGATGCAACCGCGCTTGGCTTCAACGCCCATGGCGGCGTCGGCTGCATTTCGGTGACCGCCAATGTCGCACCGCGCCTTTCGGCCGAATTCCAGGCCGCCATGCTGGCCGGTGATTATGCAAAGGCGCTGGACTATCAGGATCGCCTGATGCCGCTGCACAAGGCCATCTTCATGGAGCCGGGGCTGTGCGGGGCGAAATACGCGCTCAACCGCCTCGGCCGGATGAGCCGCACCGTGCGCCTGCCGCTGCTGGGCACGCTGGAGGCCTCGACGGAGGCCGCGATCGACGCGGCGCTGAAGCATGCGGGACTGGTGAACTGA
- a CDS encoding diguanylate cyclase, producing the protein MDALFNHLLANCAIILFGILAWTNLPQRKGPERFSSSVRFGMFFGVCAMAVMLRPYEIQPGIHVDLRTVPLSIAGLVGGWPAGVVAASMASLLRIWLGGAGALPGVTVIVLTTGVGILASVWLDRRYANYREIAAFSALVALADLVALLVFTRSSALEEMQGGAPFWVGLVFVATIFGSLAVFAELRRRDTNQSLKMYEAAIQSLPESLNVKDKEGRFLLANAATARLMSQESPKSLLGRTIHDFYPSDIADMFRKEELDVLSQECAKMSEQEFVHKDGRHLVLSTLKAPLHDESGALFGLVTHNRDLTEKKRLLRALAESEKRANIALSNMADGLIMFDAELNVVFCNEQYRAMFPLTADVRIPGVPARTILQTAIARGEFKDIAPEKVTEFIEGAMSRLRLPGIVQFPLYDGRWVESRTTPFEDGGCLVVCSDITRSKRDEEELRDLNVKLSEMAMTDSLTELLNRRAFDTALASEIGHCQARGSTLSLLMIDVDRFKAYNDTYGHTTGDDCLKRVAQVVRSIAQRPGDRAARYGGEEMAVVLPNASEEGALALAHELKTRIRALDIPHIGSEKGVVTVSIGIATLDGFSRGVTPVQLVRNADEALYRAKASGRDAVRSWETSGFEPKEKIQVADAAS; encoded by the coding sequence GTGGACGCGCTCTTCAACCATCTTTTGGCCAACTGTGCCATCATTCTGTTCGGAATTCTGGCCTGGACCAATCTGCCGCAGCGCAAAGGTCCAGAACGTTTCTCTTCATCCGTTCGTTTCGGAATGTTCTTTGGTGTGTGCGCCATGGCCGTCATGCTGCGCCCTTATGAGATCCAACCGGGCATCCACGTCGATCTCAGAACGGTTCCACTGTCGATCGCGGGTCTCGTCGGGGGCTGGCCCGCCGGCGTCGTTGCAGCATCGATGGCAAGCCTCCTGCGCATCTGGCTGGGAGGAGCGGGCGCGCTGCCGGGGGTCACGGTGATCGTTTTGACGACCGGCGTCGGCATCCTAGCGTCGGTATGGCTCGATCGCCGCTATGCCAATTATCGTGAAATTGCCGCCTTTTCCGCCCTCGTTGCTCTGGCGGACCTGGTAGCGCTTTTGGTGTTCACCCGCAGTTCTGCCCTAGAAGAGATGCAAGGGGGCGCACCGTTTTGGGTGGGTCTGGTTTTTGTGGCCACGATCTTCGGCTCCCTGGCCGTCTTTGCCGAACTGCGACGGCGCGATACCAATCAAAGCTTGAAGATGTACGAAGCGGCGATCCAGTCGCTTCCGGAAAGCCTCAACGTCAAAGACAAGGAGGGGCGTTTTCTTCTCGCGAACGCGGCCACCGCGCGGCTGATGAGCCAGGAATCGCCGAAGTCGCTGTTGGGTCGCACCATCCATGATTTCTACCCCTCGGACATCGCCGACATGTTTCGAAAAGAGGAACTTGACGTTCTCTCGCAAGAGTGTGCCAAAATGTCGGAGCAGGAATTCGTTCACAAAGATGGACGGCATCTGGTCCTCTCTACATTGAAGGCTCCGCTGCATGACGAGTCGGGAGCGCTCTTCGGCCTGGTCACGCACAACCGGGATCTGACGGAGAAGAAGCGCCTGCTTCGTGCGCTTGCAGAGAGCGAGAAGAGGGCCAATATCGCGCTCAGCAATATGGCCGACGGCCTGATCATGTTTGATGCCGAGCTCAATGTAGTCTTCTGCAACGAACAGTATCGCGCCATGTTTCCATTGACAGCAGACGTGCGAATTCCGGGCGTTCCGGCCCGGACGATCCTTCAGACTGCGATCGCACGCGGGGAGTTCAAAGATATCGCGCCGGAAAAGGTTACGGAATTCATCGAAGGTGCCATGTCACGCCTCAGGCTTCCCGGTATCGTTCAGTTCCCCCTATACGACGGTCGATGGGTCGAATCGCGCACCACGCCGTTTGAGGACGGGGGATGCCTGGTCGTGTGCTCCGACATTACGCGCTCGAAGCGAGACGAGGAGGAATTGCGCGACCTGAACGTCAAGCTCAGCGAAATGGCCATGACGGACAGCCTGACGGAGCTTCTGAACCGCCGTGCCTTCGACACCGCGCTAGCCTCCGAGATTGGTCATTGCCAGGCACGGGGTTCGACCCTGAGTTTGCTGATGATCGATGTGGATCGCTTCAAGGCCTACAATGACACCTATGGCCACACGACCGGCGACGACTGCTTGAAAAGGGTTGCGCAGGTCGTGCGCTCAATCGCGCAACGTCCCGGCGACCGTGCGGCCCGATACGGTGGAGAGGAGATGGCGGTCGTATTGCCCAACGCCTCTGAAGAGGGTGCGCTGGCGCTCGCGCATGAACTGAAGACAAGAATCCGCGCTCTCGACATTCCGCATATTGGCAGCGAGAAGGGCGTGGTGACCGTCAGTATCGGAATCGCGACTTTGGATGGGTTTTCTCGCGGCGTGACGCCGGTTCAGTTGGTTCGTAATGCTGACGAAGCGCTTTACCGCGCCAAGGCATCTGGTCGCGACGCGGTCCGAAGCTGGGAGACGAGCGGTTTCGAGCCGAAAGAGAAAATTCAGGTCGCAGATGCTGCATCGTGA
- the smpB gene encoding SsrA-binding protein SmpB, with product MAPKGSQRTINKIVAENRKARFNYEIIDTYEAGLVLTGTEVKSLREGKANIAESYASDEGDEIWLINSHLPEYLQANRFNHEPRRRRKLLLSKREIHRLRNSINREGMTLVPLKIYFNEKGRAKLELALAKGKKLHDKRETEKERDWNRQKSRLLKTGG from the coding sequence ATGGCCCCCAAAGGCTCACAGCGCACCATCAACAAGATCGTCGCGGAAAACCGCAAGGCGCGCTTCAACTACGAGATCATCGACACCTACGAGGCCGGTCTGGTTCTGACCGGCACCGAGGTCAAGTCTCTGCGCGAAGGCAAGGCCAATATCGCCGAATCCTATGCGTCTGACGAAGGCGACGAGATCTGGCTGATCAATTCCCATCTGCCGGAATATCTGCAGGCCAATCGCTTCAATCACGAGCCGCGTCGCCGTCGCAAGCTGCTGCTGTCGAAGCGCGAGATCCATCGCCTGCGCAATTCGATCAATCGCGAAGGCATGACGCTGGTGCCGTTGAAGATCTATTTCAACGAAAAGGGCAGGGCGAAGCTCGAACTGGCGCTCGCCAAGGGCAAGAAACTGCATGACAAGCGCGAGACCGAGAAGGAGCGCGACTGGAACCGGCAGAAGAGCCGCCTGCTGAAGACGGGTGGTTGA
- a CDS encoding DUF3830 family protein translates to MSVSHLKVTVGPFVFEARFELEKAPETCRLFQTFLPFRNQTIHSRWSGEAVWVPLGDFQFGPGFENHTCHPSRGDILLYPGGYSETELLFAYGSSHFASKMGALAGNHFLTLTKGQDQLEAMGKMVLWQGAQPIAFEPV, encoded by the coding sequence ATGAGTGTATCGCATTTGAAGGTCACCGTCGGCCCCTTCGTGTTCGAAGCTCGCTTCGAGCTGGAAAAAGCGCCGGAAACCTGCCGGCTCTTCCAGACCTTCCTGCCGTTCCGCAACCAGACCATTCATTCGCGCTGGAGCGGCGAGGCGGTCTGGGTCCCGCTCGGCGATTTCCAGTTCGGTCCGGGTTTCGAGAACCACACCTGCCATCCGTCGCGCGGCGATATCCTGCTCTATCCCGGTGGCTACAGCGAAACCGAATTGCTGTTTGCCTATGGCAGTTCGCATTTCGCCAGCAAGATGGGCGCGCTTGCCGGCAATCATTTCCTCACCCTGACCAAGGGACAGGACCAACTCGAAGCCATGGGCAAGATGGTGCTGTGGCAGGGCGCGCAACCGATTGCGTTCGAGCCGGTCTGA
- a CDS encoding bifunctional transcriptional activator/DNA repair enzyme AdaA — protein MLFKRPTHDTLYTALVNRDAAYDGFAYVCVTSTKIFCRFTCSARKPRPENCIFEETMAACMEAGFRPCKRCRPMLAYGTPDPLVKSLLEALDMDPSRRWSEDDLVALGHDPSTVRRNFKKRFGMSFLEIARLRRAGQAAQTLSQGEAVIDAQLDAGYESGSGFRHAITQLFGAAPAELKGRSLLKADWIETPIGPMMAIADDHALHLLEFADRPALPNEIRRLQKLNGQAVALGRNVVIEQISAELYDYFNGSAAPFQTRLAGHGTAFERAVWQALRQIPIGVTRSYSGLAADIDRPSAVRAVARANGANQIAIVIACHRVIGADGSLTGYGGGLWRKQWLLEHERRMVEAMPNRQSANG, from the coding sequence ATGCTGTTCAAACGCCCCACCCACGACACGCTCTATACCGCACTCGTCAATCGCGACGCCGCCTATGACGGCTTTGCCTATGTCTGCGTGACATCCACCAAGATCTTTTGCCGTTTCACCTGTAGCGCGCGCAAGCCGCGGCCGGAAAACTGCATTTTCGAAGAGACGATGGCCGCCTGCATGGAGGCCGGTTTCCGGCCATGCAAACGCTGCCGTCCAATGCTGGCCTACGGCACGCCGGATCCATTGGTGAAAAGCCTGCTGGAGGCCCTTGATATGGATCCCTCCCGACGCTGGAGCGAGGACGATCTTGTCGCGCTCGGTCACGACCCCTCGACGGTGCGTCGCAACTTCAAGAAGCGGTTCGGCATGAGCTTTCTGGAGATCGCCAGACTGAGGCGAGCGGGCCAAGCCGCCCAGACCCTTTCGCAGGGCGAAGCGGTGATCGATGCGCAACTCGATGCCGGCTACGAGTCGGGCAGCGGTTTCCGTCATGCCATCACCCAGTTGTTTGGCGCAGCCCCTGCCGAACTCAAGGGTCGATCCCTGCTCAAGGCGGATTGGATCGAGACGCCGATCGGCCCGATGATGGCCATCGCCGACGATCATGCCCTGCACCTGTTGGAGTTTGCCGATCGCCCTGCCCTGCCGAACGAGATCCGCCGGCTGCAGAAGCTGAACGGCCAGGCGGTCGCACTCGGGCGCAACGTGGTGATCGAGCAAATCTCGGCCGAACTCTACGATTATTTCAACGGTTCGGCGGCCCCGTTCCAGACCCGGCTTGCCGGCCACGGAACCGCGTTCGAACGCGCCGTCTGGCAGGCGCTGCGACAGATCCCGATCGGGGTAACCCGCAGTTATTCCGGGCTCGCCGCTGACATCGATCGACCGTCAGCCGTCAGGGCTGTTGCCCGCGCCAATGGCGCGAACCAGATCGCAATCGTGATCGCCTGCCACCGGGTGATCGGGGCCGATGGCAGCCTTACGGGATATGGCGGCGGGCTGTGGCGCAAGCAATGGCTACTCGAGCACGAGCGCCGCATGGTCGAAGCCATGCCCAATCGACAATCAGCAAACGGCTGA
- a CDS encoding LabA-like NYN domain-containing protein encodes MFDPREKIALFIDGANLYAASKSLGFDIDYRKLLKAFQKRGYLLRAYYYTALIEDQEYSSIRPLIDWLDYNGYKVITKPAKEFTDSMGRRKVKGNMDIELAIDAMEQSETVDHLVIFSGDGDFTTLVEALQRRGRKVSVVSTMATQPPMIADDLRRQSDHFIDLMTLKAEIGRDPSERAAPRVITEPVPASEHDH; translated from the coding sequence ATGTTCGACCCCCGCGAGAAGATCGCCCTTTTTATCGACGGCGCCAATCTCTACGCTGCTTCCAAGAGCCTTGGCTTTGATATCGACTACCGCAAGCTGCTCAAGGCCTTCCAGAAGCGCGGTTATCTGCTGCGCGCCTATTACTATACGGCGCTGATCGAGGATCAGGAATATTCGTCGATCCGACCGCTGATCGATTGGCTCGACTACAATGGCTACAAGGTCATTACCAAGCCGGCCAAGGAGTTCACGGACTCCATGGGCCGCCGCAAGGTGAAGGGCAATATGGATATCGAGCTGGCCATCGACGCGATGGAGCAGTCGGAAACCGTCGATCATCTGGTGATCTTCTCCGGCGACGGGGATTTCACCACACTGGTCGAAGCGCTGCAGCGCCGGGGCCGCAAGGTTTCCGTGGTCTCGACGATGGCAACCCAGCCGCCGATGATCGCCGATGACCTGCGTCGCCAGTCGGATCATTTCATCGACCTGATGACGCTGAAGGCGGAAATCGGTCGTGACCCGAGCGAGCGGGCAGCGCCGCGCGTGATCACCGAGCCCGTGCCGGCAAGCGAACACGACCACTGA
- the rpoZ gene encoding DNA-directed RNA polymerase subunit omega, which produces MARVTVEDCIDKVENRFELVLLASHRARQISQGAPITIDRDKDKNPVVALREIADETLSPDDLKEDLIHSLQKHVEVDEPEQDSGSMIAGSGASKTDDEDDMPETVTFDQMSEEDLLAGIEGLVPPEKSDDY; this is translated from the coding sequence ATGGCCCGTGTCACCGTTGAAGACTGTATCGACAAAGTCGAAAATCGCTTTGAGCTCGTGTTGCTCGCAAGCCATCGCGCCCGCCAGATTTCACAAGGCGCACCGATCACCATCGATCGCGACAAGGACAAGAACCCCGTCGTCGCTCTGCGCGAAATTGCCGACGAGACCTTGTCCCCCGACGATCTGAAGGAAGATCTGATCCATTCGCTGCAGAAGCATGTCGAAGTCGACGAGCCGGAGCAGGATTCGGGTTCGATGATTGCCGGCTCTGGCGCCTCCAAGACCGACGACGAGGATGACATGCCGGAAACCGTGACTTTCGACCAGATGTCGGAAGAAGATCTTTTGGCCGGTATTGAAGGCCTCGTGCCGCCGGAAAAGAGCGACGATTACTAA